Proteins encoded within one genomic window of Sphingosinicella ginsenosidimutans:
- a CDS encoding SRPBCC family protein: MAFETDAPPTAARDADVRRTAAGREDEDAVIGRTVTIDRPRDDIYAFWRDFSNLPRIMDNIERIDVVDDRRSHWVVKGPGGKTVEWDSVVTEDEPGRLIGWRSVEGADVSSSGRIEFMDAAPGRGTMVRAAFAYDPPGGVIGEWIAKILQREPEEQSRRDLRRLKQFLETGEVTSSASPSGRASESPTEQAL, from the coding sequence ATGGCTTTTGAGACCGATGCACCGCCGACCGCGGCCCGCGACGCCGACGTCCGGCGGACCGCCGCAGGGCGTGAAGATGAAGATGCCGTCATCGGCCGGACGGTGACGATCGATCGGCCGCGCGACGACATCTACGCCTTCTGGCGCGATTTTTCGAACCTTCCGCGGATCATGGACAATATCGAGCGGATCGACGTCGTCGACGACCGCCGCTCGCACTGGGTGGTCAAGGGCCCCGGCGGCAAGACCGTCGAATGGGACTCGGTGGTTACCGAGGACGAGCCCGGGCGGCTGATCGGCTGGCGATCGGTGGAAGGCGCGGACGTCTCCAGCTCCGGGCGGATCGAGTTCATGGACGCGGCGCCGGGGCGCGGGACGATGGTCCGCGCCGCCTTCGCTTATGATCCGCCGGGCGGGGTGATCGGCGAATGGATCGCCAAGATCCTCCAGCGCGAGCCGGAGGAGCAATCCCGCCGCGATCTTCGCCGGCTCAAGCAGTTCCTGGAGACCGGCGAGGTGACGAGCTCGGCGAGCCCGTCGGGCCGCGCCTCCGAATCCCCGACCGAACAAGCCCTGTAA
- a CDS encoding zinc-dependent alcohol dehydrogenase: MRAITWQGRHKVQVDNVPDPEIVNPRDAIIRVTSTAICGSDLHLYDGYIPTMRAGDILGHEFMGEVVETGPRSTLRKGDRVVVPFTVSCGDCFFCKKQQYSACDNANPATTSDMSETLYGYPMGGAFGYAHLTGGYAGGQAEYVRVPYSDVGPIVIPEGLDDDQVLFLSDILPTGWMAAENAEIEEGDTVAVWGCGPVGLFAIQSALLMGAYQVIAIDHFPRRLELAARLGAKTLNYKETDVREALWEMTGGIGPDACIDCVGMEAHGLGIDNIADTVKAAVRLGTDRPAALRQAVLACRKGGRLSIPGVYGGMADKFPIGALMEKGLSVRSGQTHVQKYSEMLLGLIADGKIDTTFLISHRAPLEEGPALYKHWHDDQNEYTKIILKPGMESNHATA; this comes from the coding sequence ATGCGCGCCATCACCTGGCAGGGCCGGCACAAGGTCCAGGTCGACAATGTCCCCGATCCCGAGATCGTCAATCCGCGCGATGCGATCATCCGCGTGACCTCGACCGCGATCTGCGGCTCCGATCTCCATCTCTACGACGGCTATATCCCGACGATGCGGGCCGGCGACATTCTCGGCCACGAATTCATGGGCGAGGTCGTCGAAACCGGGCCGCGAAGCACGCTTCGCAAGGGCGATCGCGTCGTCGTCCCGTTCACCGTGTCGTGCGGCGACTGCTTCTTCTGCAAGAAGCAGCAATATTCGGCCTGCGACAATGCCAACCCAGCGACCACGTCCGACATGTCGGAGACGCTCTACGGCTATCCGATGGGCGGCGCGTTCGGCTACGCGCACCTCACCGGCGGCTATGCCGGCGGCCAGGCGGAATATGTCCGCGTCCCTTATTCCGACGTCGGCCCGATCGTCATTCCGGAAGGGCTCGACGACGATCAGGTGCTGTTCCTGTCCGATATCCTTCCGACCGGATGGATGGCGGCGGAAAATGCCGAGATCGAGGAGGGCGACACGGTCGCGGTCTGGGGCTGCGGCCCGGTCGGCCTGTTCGCCATCCAGTCTGCGCTGCTGATGGGCGCCTATCAGGTGATCGCGATCGATCACTTCCCGCGGCGGCTGGAGCTCGCCGCGCGGCTCGGCGCCAAGACGCTCAACTACAAGGAAACCGACGTCCGCGAGGCGCTCTGGGAGATGACCGGCGGGATCGGCCCCGACGCCTGCATCGATTGCGTCGGCATGGAGGCGCACGGGCTCGGCATCGACAATATCGCCGACACGGTGAAGGCGGCGGTGCGGCTCGGCACGGATCGACCGGCGGCGCTTCGCCAGGCCGTGCTCGCCTGCCGCAAGGGCGGTCGGCTTTCCATCCCCGGCGTCTATGGCGGCATGGCCGACAAGTTCCCGATCGGCGCGCTGATGGAAAAGGGACTCTCGGTCAGATCCGGCCAGACCCATGTCCAGAAATATAGCGAGATGCTGCTCGGCCTCATCGCGGACGGGAAGATCGACACGACCTTCCTCATCTCCCACCGCGCGCCGCTGGAGGAGGGGCCCGCCCTCTACAAGCACTGGCACGACGACCAGAACGAATACACGAAGATCATCCTGAAGCCGGGAATGGAGAGCAACCATGCCACAGCGTAA
- a CDS encoding SDR family NAD(P)-dependent oxidoreductase encodes MPQRKFAIVTGASTGIGYELGRLAAKEGYDLLVAADTPLVDAAAAFRDLGAEVQSIEADLSTFDGVQRLVDTIGERDVDVLCANAGHGLGRDFLGQDPADWRGVIDTNITGTLYLVQQVGRRMVERGRGNILFTGSIAGLMPGAFQAVYNGTKAFIDSFADALRNELKDTGVVVTTLMPGATDTEFFRRADMMDTKVGTSAKADPADVAQDGWEAMKAGEGHVVSGFANKMRAAASHVMPADMLAEQHRGMAEPGSARK; translated from the coding sequence ATGCCACAGCGTAAGTTCGCGATCGTCACCGGCGCGTCGACCGGGATCGGCTACGAGCTCGGCCGGCTCGCGGCGAAGGAGGGCTACGACCTGCTGGTCGCCGCCGATACGCCGCTCGTCGACGCCGCGGCCGCGTTCCGGGATCTCGGCGCCGAGGTCCAGTCGATCGAGGCGGACCTGTCGACCTTCGATGGCGTCCAGCGGCTCGTCGACACCATCGGGGAGCGCGACGTTGACGTGCTGTGCGCCAATGCCGGCCACGGGCTCGGTCGCGACTTCCTCGGCCAGGACCCAGCCGATTGGCGCGGCGTCATCGACACGAACATCACCGGCACGCTGTACCTCGTGCAGCAGGTCGGTCGGCGGATGGTCGAGCGCGGGCGCGGCAACATCCTGTTCACCGGCTCGATCGCCGGCCTGATGCCCGGCGCGTTCCAGGCGGTCTATAACGGGACCAAGGCGTTCATCGACAGCTTCGCCGATGCGCTCCGCAACGAGCTCAAGGACACGGGCGTCGTCGTCACCACCCTTATGCCCGGCGCCACCGACACCGAATTCTTCAGGCGTGCCGACATGATGGACACCAAGGTCGGCACCTCGGCCAAGGCCGATCCGGCCGATGTCGCCCAGGATGGCTGGGAAGCGATGAAGGCCGGCGAGGGCCATGTCGTCAGCGGCTTCGCGAACAAGATGCGCGCCGCCGCGTCGCACGTCATGCCCGCCGACATGCTCGCCGAGCAGCATCGCGGCATGGCCGAGCCTGGCAGCGCGCGCAAATAG
- a CDS encoding ATP-dependent DNA ligase: MTEIRPELPAAPMEAKLAQELPDGDGWQFEPKWDGFRALVRRDGGEVAIVSKSGRPLDRYFPEVAANLRALRENRFVLDGELLLPMDGRLAFDALQARLHPAESRIRRLARETPALLMLFDLLFWKDRDLTACPLAERRRCLEAFFAGVRDPGIRLSPCTDQRAQAIAWLEQAGGALDGVIAKRTDERYQPGKRAMVKVKVRRSADCVVGGMRRGEGGRIASLLLGLYDDDDRLNLVGFLASLTAARSAEIERLIAPLIGGEGFTGKAPGGPSRWSAGKDTSWIPLKPELVVEVLYDQVTGARFRHGTRFLRWRPDKRPDQCRMEQLDRPLALARLGAI, from the coding sequence GTGACCGAGATCCGACCGGAGCTGCCCGCCGCGCCGATGGAGGCGAAGCTCGCGCAGGAGCTTCCCGACGGGGACGGCTGGCAGTTCGAGCCCAAATGGGACGGCTTTCGCGCCCTCGTCCGCCGCGACGGCGGAGAGGTCGCCATCGTCTCGAAATCGGGCCGCCCGCTCGATCGCTACTTCCCTGAGGTCGCGGCGAACCTGCGGGCGCTGCGCGAAAACAGGTTCGTGCTCGACGGCGAGCTGCTCCTTCCGATGGACGGCCGGCTCGCCTTCGATGCCCTCCAGGCCCGGCTCCATCCGGCCGAAAGCCGCATTCGCCGGCTCGCGCGCGAAACGCCGGCGCTGCTGATGCTGTTCGATCTGCTGTTCTGGAAGGATCGCGATCTGACCGCCTGCCCGCTCGCCGAGCGACGCCGCTGCCTCGAAGCCTTTTTCGCGGGCGTTCGCGATCCCGGGATCAGGCTATCGCCCTGCACCGACCAACGCGCGCAGGCGATCGCCTGGCTGGAACAGGCCGGCGGCGCGCTCGACGGCGTGATCGCGAAGCGCACCGACGAGCGCTATCAGCCCGGCAAGCGGGCGATGGTGAAGGTGAAGGTGCGCCGCTCCGCCGATTGCGTGGTCGGCGGGATGCGACGGGGCGAAGGAGGCAGGATCGCCTCGCTCCTCCTCGGCCTCTACGACGATGACGACCGGCTCAATCTCGTCGGCTTCCTCGCCAGCCTGACGGCGGCGCGCAGCGCGGAGATCGAGCGTCTGATCGCGCCGCTGATCGGCGGCGAGGGGTTCACCGGAAAGGCGCCCGGGGGGCCGAGCCGATGGAGCGCCGGCAAGGACACGAGCTGGATCCCGCTCAAGCCCGAGCTGGTCGTCGAGGTGCTCTACGACCAGGTCACCGGCGCGCGCTTCCGCCACGGCACCCGCTTCCTGCGCTGGCGGCCGGACAAGCGGCCGGACCAGTGCCGCATGGAGCAGCTCGATCGCCCGCTCGCGCTCGCGCGGCTGGGCGCGATCTGA
- a CDS encoding hemerythrin domain-containing protein, producing MAETEYTDAIALLKADHRKVEDLFEAFEKSSDRRRKRAIADEICNELKIHTMIEEEIFYPAFRGKIEDDDLDEAYVEHDGAKVLINDIAGGDEEDEFYEAKVKVLCEEIEHHVKEEERPSEGIFAQCRDTDVDLVALRDQLLARKQELMTQAQAGGLPPAKPTAVDVEPV from the coding sequence ATGGCCGAGACCGAATATACGGACGCCATCGCCTTGCTGAAGGCCGATCATCGCAAGGTCGAGGATCTGTTCGAAGCGTTCGAGAAGTCGTCCGACAGACGCCGCAAGCGAGCGATCGCCGACGAAATCTGCAACGAGCTCAAGATCCACACGATGATCGAGGAAGAGATTTTCTATCCGGCGTTCCGCGGCAAGATCGAGGACGACGATCTGGACGAGGCCTATGTCGAGCATGACGGCGCCAAGGTGCTGATCAACGACATCGCCGGCGGCGACGAAGAAGACGAATTCTACGAAGCCAAGGTCAAGGTGCTGTGCGAGGAGATCGAGCATCACGTGAAGGAGGAGGAACGGCCGTCGGAGGGCATCTTCGCCCAGTGCCGCGACACCGACGTGGACCTGGTTGCGCTGCGCGACCAGTTGCTCGCGCGCAAGCAGGAGCTGATGACGCAGGCGCAGGCGGGCGGCCTTCCCCCCGCAAAGCCCACCGCGGTCGACGTCGAGCCGGTCTGA
- a CDS encoding SDR family oxidoreductase, whose product MSTNIVEMVHEDGLPGHESELEPKPEWQPRYPGSGRLEGKVAIVTGGDSGIGRAVAALFAREGADVAIVYLTEGDDAAETKRIIEAEGRRALAIPADVGSRKMAERIVADVVGAFGRLDILVNNAGEQHPDKDIGDITEQQLQRTFQTNIFGMFYMVQAALPHLGEGAAIINTTSVTMYEGSSELLDYSATKGAITAFTRSLSENLVEKGIRVNAVAPGPIWTPLNPCGGASPEKLAHFGESTPMGRPGQPNEVAPSFLFLACEDSSYMSGQVLHPNGGTIVNG is encoded by the coding sequence ATGAGCACGAATATCGTCGAAATGGTCCACGAAGACGGGCTTCCGGGCCATGAGAGCGAGCTTGAGCCAAAACCGGAATGGCAGCCACGCTACCCCGGATCGGGCCGGCTGGAAGGCAAGGTCGCGATCGTCACCGGCGGCGACAGCGGCATCGGCCGCGCCGTCGCGGCGCTGTTCGCGCGCGAGGGCGCGGATGTCGCGATCGTCTATCTGACGGAGGGCGACGACGCCGCCGAGACGAAGCGGATCATCGAGGCCGAGGGCCGGCGTGCGCTCGCCATTCCGGCCGATGTCGGATCGCGCAAGATGGCGGAGCGGATCGTCGCCGACGTGGTTGGCGCGTTCGGCCGGCTCGACATCCTCGTCAACAATGCCGGCGAACAGCATCCCGACAAGGATATCGGAGACATCACCGAACAGCAGCTGCAGCGCACCTTCCAGACCAATATCTTCGGCATGTTCTACATGGTCCAGGCGGCGCTCCCGCACCTGGGCGAAGGCGCCGCGATCATCAACACGACCAGCGTCACCATGTATGAAGGATCGAGCGAGCTGCTCGATTATTCGGCGACCAAGGGCGCGATCACGGCCTTCACCCGCTCGCTGTCCGAAAACCTGGTCGAAAAGGGGATCCGGGTGAATGCGGTCGCGCCGGGACCGATCTGGACCCCGCTCAATCCGTGCGGCGGCGCGAGCCCGGAAAAGCTCGCCCATTTCGGCGAAAGCACGCCGATGGGCCGGCCGGGGCAGCCGAACGAGGTCGCGCCCTCCTTCCTGTTCCTGGCCTGCGAGGATTCGAGCTACATGTCCGGCCAGGTGCTGCACCCCAATGGCGGCACCATCGTCAACGGATAG
- a CDS encoding c-type cytochrome, with protein MKRPRGFLAGWIVGLVTAGLLAAAAAFAILGFGLFDTSASRQHGAVMAWAVHRTMVNSVRRSATPADGDFAIDGAMVLEGARLYERNCISCHGGPGTARARWASAMVPTPPFLIDAPRRWSRGELHLIIRDGIKMTAMPAWGEILPDRDVRSLVAFVQATPKLTPDQFAALRAYAKARPIR; from the coding sequence ATGAAGCGCCCGCGCGGTTTTCTTGCCGGCTGGATCGTCGGGCTGGTGACGGCTGGCCTGCTCGCCGCCGCCGCCGCTTTCGCGATCCTTGGGTTCGGCCTGTTCGACACCAGCGCGAGCCGGCAGCACGGCGCGGTCATGGCCTGGGCCGTCCACAGGACGATGGTGAATTCGGTCCGGCGCAGCGCGACGCCTGCCGACGGCGATTTCGCGATCGACGGCGCGATGGTCCTCGAAGGCGCGCGCCTCTACGAACGCAATTGCATCTCGTGCCATGGCGGTCCGGGCACGGCGCGGGCGCGCTGGGCGAGCGCGATGGTCCCGACGCCGCCCTTCCTGATCGACGCGCCGCGGCGCTGGTCGCGCGGGGAGCTCCACCTCATCATTCGCGACGGAATCAAGATGACGGCGATGCCCGCCTGGGGCGAAATCCTCCCCGACCGCGACGTCAGGAGCCTCGTCGCCTTCGTCCAGGCGACGCCGAAGCTCACGCCCGACCAGTTCGCCGCGCTGCGCGCTTATGCGAAGGCCCGCCCTATCCGTTGA
- a CDS encoding c-type cytochrome, which translates to MRPLALGLALALSACGSARPTHGAAHGRVLIARMACGSCHVIPGIAGADGRVGPSLAGFSRQRMIAGALSNDAANLARYLKAPAAVVPGNAMPDQRLTDAQARDIAAYLATRD; encoded by the coding sequence ATGCGTCCCCTCGCCCTCGGGCTTGCGCTGGCGTTGAGCGCCTGCGGATCGGCCCGGCCCACGCATGGCGCGGCGCATGGGCGCGTCCTCATCGCGCGCATGGCCTGCGGCTCTTGCCACGTCATCCCCGGCATCGCCGGGGCGGACGGGCGCGTCGGGCCGTCGCTCGCCGGCTTCTCGCGCCAGCGCATGATCGCAGGCGCGCTTTCCAACGATGCCGCCAATCTCGCCCGTTACCTCAAGGCGCCGGCGGCGGTGGTGCCGGGCAATGCAATGCCGGACCAGCGGTTGACCGACGCCCAGGCGCGCGACATCGCGGCCTACCTGGCGACGCGGGACTAG
- a CDS encoding cytochrome c oxidase assembly protein, producing the protein MIPYCGAPPVPGSLLERWNGDPILIAALVGIAAFHLARAPAAERRLAAAGWIVAAFAFLSPLCALSVSLFSARVLQHMILALIAAPLIAAGLPGGRGRTIWASALAFSAALWFWHMPAPYDATFRSDLTYWAMHATLFGGAIWLWRDLIHHSPERTFHVLAAGTAASVAMALLGAVLALCNRPLFLWHLPYTADWGFTPLADQQLGGVIMWVPGGVLFLLAAMRSMSALWHRPARPATR; encoded by the coding sequence ATGATCCCTTATTGTGGCGCGCCGCCGGTCCCGGGATCACTGCTGGAGCGCTGGAACGGCGATCCGATCCTCATCGCCGCCCTGGTCGGCATCGCGGCGTTCCACCTTGCGCGCGCGCCGGCCGCCGAACGCCGGCTCGCCGCCGCCGGCTGGATCGTCGCGGCGTTCGCGTTCCTCTCGCCCTTGTGTGCGCTGTCGGTGTCGCTCTTTTCGGCCCGCGTGCTGCAGCACATGATCCTGGCGCTCATCGCGGCGCCGCTGATCGCGGCCGGGCTTCCGGGCGGGCGGGGGCGCACGATCTGGGCCAGCGCACTCGCCTTCTCGGCCGCCTTGTGGTTCTGGCACATGCCCGCGCCCTATGATGCGACCTTCCGGTCGGACCTCACTTATTGGGCGATGCACGCGACCTTGTTCGGCGGCGCGATCTGGCTGTGGCGCGATCTCATCCACCATTCGCCCGAACGCACCTTTCACGTCCTCGCCGCCGGCACCGCCGCCTCGGTCGCGATGGCGCTGCTCGGCGCCGTGCTGGCCTTGTGCAACCGGCCGCTGTTCCTGTGGCACCTGCCCTATACCGCCGACTGGGGCTTCACGCCGCTCGCCGATCAGCAGCTTGGCGGCGTCATCATGTGGGTGCCGGGCGGCGTGCTCTTCCTGCTCGCCGCGATGCGGTCGATGAGCGCGCTGTGGCATCGCCCCGCGCGCCCGGCGACCCGATGA
- the coxB gene encoding cytochrome c oxidase subunit II produces the protein MASPRAPGDPMSHPLSYLDVAGAQAATVEPLLWATIAISVAVTAIIALLLAGGLWRRRAPAPAEGEALPPLERGVDGARWIWIGVGISLVPLFATLVWTVAVLAQVGPLPRNPRVTLDVTANQWWWDVRYDGPQPDQIFHTANEIHVPVAEPVLVRLHGGDVIHSFWVPRLSGKTDLIPGQTNQAWIEADRPGIYRGQCAEYCGAQHAHMAFEVVAEPRAAFDRWRARQLQTAPPPASEAQAAGFALFASRCGMCHSIRGTSARASAAPDLTHLMSRRTLAAGTLPNNPQSLTGWIENPQAIKPGALMPDQGLSAADLNSLRAYLETLR, from the coding sequence GTGGCATCGCCCCGCGCGCCCGGCGACCCGATGAGCCACCCTCTCTCATATCTCGACGTCGCGGGGGCGCAGGCGGCGACGGTGGAACCGCTGCTCTGGGCGACGATCGCGATCTCGGTTGCGGTGACGGCGATCATCGCCCTGCTGCTCGCCGGCGGGCTGTGGCGCCGGCGCGCGCCGGCCCCGGCCGAGGGAGAGGCGCTGCCGCCGCTCGAGCGCGGCGTCGACGGCGCGCGCTGGATCTGGATCGGCGTCGGCATCTCGCTGGTGCCGCTGTTCGCCACCCTCGTGTGGACGGTCGCGGTGCTGGCGCAGGTCGGCCCGCTGCCGCGCAACCCGCGCGTCACGCTCGACGTCACCGCGAACCAGTGGTGGTGGGACGTGCGCTATGACGGGCCCCAGCCGGACCAGATCTTCCACACCGCCAACGAGATCCACGTCCCGGTGGCCGAGCCGGTGCTGGTCCGCCTCCACGGCGGCGACGTGATCCACAGCTTCTGGGTGCCGCGCCTGTCGGGCAAGACCGATCTCATCCCCGGCCAGACCAACCAGGCGTGGATCGAGGCCGATCGGCCCGGCATCTATCGCGGCCAGTGCGCCGAATATTGCGGCGCCCAGCACGCCCATATGGCGTTCGAGGTCGTCGCCGAGCCGCGCGCCGCGTTCGATCGATGGCGCGCGCGCCAGCTCCAGACCGCGCCGCCGCCGGCGAGCGAGGCCCAGGCCGCCGGCTTCGCGTTGTTCGCCTCCCGGTGCGGCATGTGCCATTCGATCCGCGGCACCAGCGCACGCGCCTCGGCCGCCCCCGATCTCACCCACCTCATGTCCCGCCGCACCCTCGCTGCCGGCACCCTTCCCAACAATCCGCAAAGCCTCACCGGCTGGATCGAAAATCCGCAGGCGATCAAGCCTGGCGCGCTGATGCCCGATCAGGGCCTCTCCGCCGCCGATCTCAACAGCCTTCGCGCCTATCTGGAGACGCTGCGATGA
- a CDS encoding cytochrome c oxidase subunit I, which translates to MSGARVKAAVRTPRIGAVTPALRERLEAIWETKPGLYGWFASVDHKSIGLRYIVTAFILLAIGGIEALVIRLQLAGPDLHLLTPEQYNQLFSTHGMTMIFLYASPILSGFSNYLWPLILGSRDMAFPRLNALSYWIYLGAALFMYAGFLVGAGPNDGWFNYVPYAERDFNPGMNQDFYALGMILLGISTTVGAANFVVTLLRNRAPGMSINRLPILAWGTMTASVANLVVVPAVSLAFFLLWLDRQYGTHFFDTGGGGQPLLWQHLFWMFGHPWVYAIVLPAMGMVSDGLPVFCRRPLVGYTPVALGTVATMVLGFGVWVHHMFATGLPGLGLAFFSGASILIAVPSALAVFAWLATIWFGRPVFTTAFLFFASMILLFVIGGVSGFMTASVPVDWQLTDTYFVVAHIHYVLIGINVFPVVGATYMWFPKFTGRMMDERLGRWNFWTMFVGFNLGFLPMHLSGLWGMPRRVYTYPAEMGLGAVNLVTTIGSFLFAIGVLLFIVNALKSLRSGAAAPANPWDAYGLEWLVSSPPPPYNFAVIPTIVSRYPLWEDRLGEAPERSNLDEGLILDEGKETLATTPLDAEPDRILEMPEDTLVPLFLAIATTILFVGLLLKPWPVVALGGLGAAACLVAWLWPSLHLSQREPARG; encoded by the coding sequence ATGAGCGGCGCGCGCGTCAAGGCGGCGGTTCGCACGCCACGGATCGGCGCCGTCACCCCGGCCCTTCGCGAGCGGCTGGAGGCGATCTGGGAGACGAAGCCCGGCCTTTACGGCTGGTTCGCAAGCGTCGACCATAAATCGATCGGCCTTCGCTACATCGTCACCGCCTTCATCCTGCTGGCGATCGGCGGCATCGAGGCGCTGGTGATCCGGCTCCAGCTCGCCGGGCCCGATCTCCACCTGCTGACGCCCGAGCAATATAACCAGCTCTTCTCGACGCACGGGATGACGATGATCTTCCTCTATGCGTCGCCGATCCTGTCGGGATTTTCCAATTATCTGTGGCCCCTGATCCTCGGCAGCCGCGACATGGCCTTCCCGCGGCTCAACGCGCTCAGCTACTGGATCTACCTCGGCGCGGCGCTCTTCATGTATGCCGGATTCCTGGTCGGCGCCGGGCCAAACGACGGCTGGTTCAACTACGTCCCCTATGCGGAGCGCGACTTCAATCCGGGGATGAACCAGGATTTCTATGCGCTCGGCATGATCCTGCTCGGCATCTCGACCACCGTCGGCGCCGCCAATTTCGTCGTGACCCTGCTTCGCAACCGGGCGCCGGGCATGTCGATCAACCGGCTGCCGATCCTCGCCTGGGGCACGATGACCGCGAGCGTCGCCAATCTCGTCGTCGTCCCGGCCGTGAGCCTCGCCTTCTTCCTGCTCTGGCTCGATCGGCAATATGGCACGCACTTCTTCGATACCGGCGGCGGCGGCCAGCCATTGCTGTGGCAGCACCTGTTCTGGATGTTCGGCCATCCCTGGGTCTACGCGATCGTGCTGCCGGCGATGGGCATGGTCTCGGACGGGCTGCCGGTCTTCTGCCGGCGCCCCCTGGTCGGCTACACGCCGGTCGCGCTCGGCACGGTGGCGACGATGGTGCTCGGTTTCGGCGTGTGGGTTCACCACATGTTCGCGACCGGCCTGCCGGGGCTCGGCCTCGCCTTCTTCTCCGGCGCCTCGATCCTGATCGCGGTGCCGAGCGCGCTCGCGGTCTTCGCCTGGCTGGCGACGATCTGGTTCGGGCGGCCGGTCTTCACCACCGCCTTCCTCTTCTTCGCCTCGATGATCCTGCTGTTCGTGATCGGCGGCGTCTCCGGCTTCATGACCGCCAGCGTGCCGGTCGATTGGCAGCTCACCGACACCTATTTCGTCGTCGCGCACATCCATTACGTGCTGATCGGGATCAACGTCTTCCCGGTCGTCGGCGCGACCTACATGTGGTTCCCGAAGTTCACCGGCCGGATGATGGACGAACGGCTCGGCCGCTGGAACTTCTGGACGATGTTCGTCGGCTTCAATCTCGGCTTCCTGCCGATGCACCTGTCGGGCCTGTGGGGGATGCCGCGCCGCGTCTATACCTATCCGGCCGAAATGGGGCTTGGCGCGGTCAACCTCGTCACCACGATCGGATCGTTCCTGTTCGCGATCGGCGTGCTGCTGTTCATCGTCAACGCGCTGAAGAGCCTCAGGAGCGGCGCGGCGGCCCCCGCCAATCCCTGGGACGCCTACGGGCTTGAATGGCTGGTCTCCTCGCCGCCGCCGCCATACAATTTCGCGGTCATCCCGACGATCGTATCCCGCTATCCGCTGTGGGAAGACCGGCTCGGCGAGGCCCCCGAGCGGTCGAACCTCGATGAAGGCCTGATCCTCGACGAGGGCAAGGAGACGCTTGCGACGACGCCGCTCGATGCCGAGCCGGACCGGATCCTCGAAATGCCGGAAGACACGCTCGTCCCGCTGTTCCTCGCGATTGCGACCACGATCCTGTTCGTCGGCCTGCTGCTGAAGCCATGGCCGGTGGTCGCGCTTGGCGGGCTCGGCGCGGCGGCCTGCCTCGTCGCGTGGCTGTGGCCCAGCCTGCACCTGAGCCAGCGGGAGCCGGCCCGTGGCTGA